The Corallococcus exiguus genome has a window encoding:
- a CDS encoding UPF0489 family protein — MNSKNDDALRHLRLAGVVRLGLGGGRGPTDAYVFDPHRLALPAWACALGDEGPPALLVTLDRHLDIVVPERPADMPDRSAGLRALDEHARWKLDVRNYDHILAAMEANLVGDALIIARTRPRGSFAGDTYVDTRGRSHRIVTVTTVDRAAEAYLRPGPTDAVRDVLEAASSVLLDVDLDCFTSLSDADPTTVLPWPKAIIREFLLPLDSEPFWDAVLGKAVALTLAREPHHCGGLLASGELFRDAAEVLFRELLRVEPP, encoded by the coding sequence ATGAATTCGAAAAATGACGACGCCCTGCGCCACCTGCGCCTCGCGGGGGTGGTGCGGCTGGGCCTGGGCGGAGGCCGCGGTCCGACGGACGCCTATGTGTTCGACCCGCATCGGCTCGCGCTGCCCGCGTGGGCGTGTGCCCTGGGCGATGAGGGCCCCCCTGCCCTGCTCGTCACGCTGGACCGGCACCTGGACATCGTGGTGCCAGAGCGCCCCGCGGACATGCCGGACCGCTCCGCTGGCCTGCGCGCTCTGGATGAACACGCGCGGTGGAAGCTGGACGTGCGCAACTACGACCACATCCTCGCGGCGATGGAGGCGAACCTTGTGGGCGACGCGTTGATCATCGCGCGCACCCGGCCCCGGGGCTCGTTCGCCGGGGACACCTACGTGGACACGCGCGGCCGCTCGCACCGCATCGTGACGGTGACGACCGTGGACCGCGCGGCGGAGGCGTACCTGCGCCCTGGCCCCACGGACGCCGTGCGCGACGTGCTGGAGGCCGCATCCTCCGTGCTGCTGGACGTAGACCTGGACTGCTTCACCAGCCTGAGCGACGCGGACCCCACCACCGTGCTGCCGTGGCCGAAGGCCATCATCCGCGAGTTCCTCCTGCCGCTCGACTCGGAGCCCTTCTGGGACGCGGTGCTGGGCAAGGCGGTGGCGCTGACGCTCGCGCGCGAGCCCCACCACTGCGGCGGGCTGCTCGCGTCCGGAGAGCTGTTCCGCGACGCGGCGGAGGTCCTCTTCCGCGAGCTGCTGCGCGTCGAGCCTCCCTGA